One window of the Thiohalophilus sp. genome contains the following:
- a CDS encoding 4Fe-4S binding protein, producing MDCSVKNQGKTQFVQFDALNRDGHYSRVQRKRRLYQVGFFVLFILAPVFDIFRIDLTLGHLILFGQDWTLGLAGWQSGELSTAQATWNLVWRGLLPLVLLVGAFIYTAWKYGRLYCGWLCPHFSVVETINNLMRRASGKFSLWDKQKSDELRPDGRYVPVRRSLWPLVWLAAIGFAFLWAVVFLTYLLPPVQVYSHLINLELTRNETIFLSAATIALSIEFLFARHLFCRFACAVGVFQSIAWMANKKAMVVGFDRSRAADCRSCNAACEQACPMRLKPRDIKRHMFTCTECAQCLEACEQVQAGGPGNSGKIQTPLLQWIQDECARDTSERDFGIKPNVPDDCYRR from the coding sequence ATGGATTGTAGCGTGAAAAATCAGGGCAAGACGCAGTTTGTGCAGTTCGACGCACTGAATCGCGACGGCCACTATTCGCGCGTGCAACGCAAGCGGCGGCTGTATCAGGTCGGTTTCTTCGTGCTGTTTATCCTGGCGCCGGTGTTCGACATTTTTCGTATCGATCTGACCCTGGGGCACTTGATCCTGTTCGGCCAGGACTGGACCCTCGGGCTGGCGGGCTGGCAAAGCGGTGAACTGAGCACCGCCCAGGCCACCTGGAATCTGGTCTGGCGCGGCTTGCTGCCCCTGGTATTGCTGGTTGGGGCGTTTATCTATACGGCCTGGAAATACGGTCGACTCTATTGCGGCTGGTTGTGTCCCCATTTTTCCGTGGTGGAAACCATCAATAACCTGATGCGTCGCGCCAGCGGCAAGTTCAGCCTCTGGGATAAACAGAAATCCGACGAGCTGCGCCCCGACGGGCGCTATGTTCCCGTCCGGCGCAGCCTCTGGCCGCTGGTCTGGTTGGCGGCGATCGGTTTTGCCTTTTTATGGGCGGTGGTGTTTCTCACCTATTTGCTGCCACCGGTGCAGGTTTACTCCCACTTGATCAATCTGGAACTGACCCGCAACGAAACCATTTTTCTCAGCGCGGCGACGATCGCCCTGAGTATCGAGTTTCTGTTTGCCCGGCATCTATTCTGCCGCTTCGCCTGTGCCGTGGGCGTGTTTCAGAGTATTGCCTGGATGGCTAACAAGAAGGCCATGGTGGTCGGTTTCGATCGTAGCCGCGCGGCCGATTGCCGCAGCTGCAACGCCGCCTGTGAGCAGGCCTGCCCGATGCGACTCAAGCCGCGGGATATCAAACGCCACATGTTCACCTGCACCGAATGCGCCCAGTGCCTGGAAGCCTGCGAACAGGTCCAGGCCGGCGGACCGGGCAACAGCGGCAAGATCCAGACACCCCTGCTGCAATGGATCCAGGACGAATGCGCGCGCGATACCTCCGAGCGCGACTTCGGCATCAAACCCAACGTGCCGGACGACTGCTATCGGCGATAA